A window from Tenacibaculum singaporense encodes these proteins:
- a CDS encoding ABC transporter ATP-binding protein, giving the protein MKQQQKHIVLQTENLSIGYKSKKQETLIASDIDLTIEKGKFVALLGKNGIGKSTLLRTISKVQKPLNGTVKINHKELSTYTNQELSTTLSLVLTERLPLSQLTVFELVALGRQPYTNWIDKLTQEHLKKILWAIEQTEISHLKDKRFYELSDGQLQRVLIARALAQDTEIIILDEPTAHLDIHHTFKVFSLLKKLVENTGKTIIISTHEVNIAIQLADEFILLSEKQLYTGNSQELIAKNAFDELFPKELISFNKTLEQFVIKKN; this is encoded by the coding sequence ATCAAGCAACAACAAAAACATATCGTCTTACAAACAGAAAATCTTTCAATAGGATATAAATCAAAAAAGCAAGAAACACTTATTGCTTCAGATATTGATTTAACTATTGAAAAAGGAAAATTTGTTGCTTTGTTAGGTAAAAATGGAATTGGAAAATCAACATTACTTCGTACCATTTCTAAGGTTCAAAAACCTTTGAACGGAACTGTAAAAATCAATCATAAAGAACTTTCAACCTATACTAATCAAGAATTATCTACTACGCTGAGTTTAGTATTAACCGAACGTTTACCGCTAAGTCAGCTAACGGTTTTTGAACTCGTTGCTCTAGGACGTCAACCTTACACTAACTGGATTGACAAACTAACTCAAGAACATCTAAAAAAAATTCTCTGGGCAATTGAGCAAACTGAAATCTCCCATTTAAAAGACAAACGATTTTATGAATTGAGCGATGGTCAACTACAACGTGTACTTATTGCTCGTGCACTAGCTCAAGATACCGAAATCATTATTTTAGATGAACCTACTGCTCACTTAGATATACATCATACATTCAAGGTCTTTTCTTTATTAAAAAAGCTTGTAGAAAACACAGGAAAAACTATTATTATTTCTACTCACGAAGTAAATATAGCCATTCAATTAGCTGATGAATTTATATTACTTTCTGAAAAACAACTATATACTGGCAATTCACAAGAATTAATTGCTAAAAATGCTTTTGATGAACTTTTTCCAAAAGAATTAATAAGTTTTAACAAAACATTAGAACAATTCGTTATTAAGAAAAATTAA
- a CDS encoding methyltransferase, whose amino-acid sequence MDTTVKINSKTYQLQRYPKTFDKSLRAWSNAELLVLDYITDKNVESLHLFNDRFGVWNCALQHKKITTVWTYASQQKAIRQNLKLNNFSTEVDFKTPIDDLQYVEVALIKIPKSLELFELFLQQIHKASHKETVVVCGFMTKYFSPSYIKVAEQYFEEVTQSKAWKKARLLILKAPKKEVQKKKLVNTIQWKGKVLQQYYGVFSSGSIDIGTQFFLENLEVKTEELKVLDVASGNGIIAYEVANQNPQAAVTLLDDFNLAIESSKINLEGKKAEFLCDDTLENIKENSFDLIVSNPPFHFEHENNIEVALNLFKGVENCLKNEGRFLLVANSHLNYSTHLTTLFTSVSVLQQNKKFQIIECIKKR is encoded by the coding sequence TTGGATACTACAGTAAAAATAAATTCAAAAACATATCAATTACAACGTTACCCTAAGACTTTCGATAAAAGTTTACGAGCTTGGAGTAACGCTGAACTCTTAGTGTTAGATTATATAACTGATAAGAATGTAGAGAGTTTACACCTTTTTAATGACCGTTTTGGAGTGTGGAATTGTGCTTTACAGCATAAAAAAATTACTACTGTTTGGACGTATGCTAGTCAGCAAAAAGCAATTCGTCAAAATTTAAAATTGAATAACTTTTCTACGGAAGTTGATTTTAAAACTCCAATTGATGATCTACAGTATGTAGAAGTGGCTTTAATTAAAATTCCAAAGTCATTAGAGTTATTTGAGTTATTCTTACAACAAATCCATAAAGCTTCACATAAAGAAACAGTTGTTGTTTGCGGGTTTATGACTAAGTATTTTTCTCCTTCTTATATAAAGGTTGCTGAACAATATTTTGAAGAGGTTACTCAGTCAAAAGCTTGGAAAAAAGCACGTTTATTGATTTTAAAAGCTCCTAAAAAAGAAGTTCAAAAGAAAAAGCTAGTTAATACCATCCAGTGGAAAGGTAAAGTCTTACAGCAATATTACGGTGTGTTTTCTTCTGGAAGCATAGATATAGGAACGCAATTTTTCTTAGAAAATTTAGAAGTTAAAACAGAGGAGTTAAAAGTATTAGATGTAGCTTCAGGTAATGGAATAATAGCTTATGAAGTTGCTAATCAAAATCCACAAGCAGCAGTAACTTTATTAGATGATTTTAACTTAGCTATTGAGTCATCTAAAATTAACTTAGAAGGAAAAAAAGCAGAGTTTTTATGTGATGATACTCTAGAGAACATCAAAGAAAATTCTTTTGATTTGATCGTATCAAATCCACCTTTTCATTTTGAACATGAGAATAATATTGAAGTAGCACTCAACCTTTTTAAAGGAGTAGAAAATTGTTTGAAAAACGAAGGGAGATTTTTGTTAGTGGCTAATTCGCACTTAAATTATAGTACGCACCTAACAACGCTTTTTACTTCGGTAAGTGTGTTGCAACAAAATAAAAAGTTTCAAATAATAGAGTGTATAAAAAAACGCTAA
- a CDS encoding FMN-binding glutamate synthase family protein produces the protein MRDTILSVIVVINILCGVLVYFMPDMGNYILLTVASAVTLLAIYDAFIQKKHSLMRAFPVIARLRWVFEEEREKIQQYFIEDDLSGKPINREKRSIVYQRSKKEIETVPFGTQHNVYAKGYEFVKHSLFPKDHHHINGERVLIGSDKCTQKYNSSIINISAMSFGSLSKNAIMALNQGAKMGGFAHNTGEGGVSPYHLQGGDLIFQVGTGYFGAGKSVNGKRVFDAEVFKKNAVREEVKMVEIKLSQGAKPGHGGILPAKKNTKEIAEIRSVEPFTRVDSPPAHDAFSNFDEMVAFIQQVRELSGGKPIGIKFCVGDNDEIEAMIKAFADANNYPDYIAVDGGEGGTGSAPLEFSNYIGTPLLEGLSFVNKMLKKYGLKDQIKIIASGKAIDAFDVIKYLALGADAIGMARSFMLSLGCIQARECNLDTCPVGVATQEKDLVKALVVKYKNMRVKNYHNKTISAIKEMVAAMGKDSIEDVEAKHIFRRKRTGEITSLDEIYYAKEKVLVS, from the coding sequence ATGAGAGATACCATTTTATCTGTTATTGTTGTAATTAATATTTTATGTGGTGTGTTGGTTTATTTCATGCCAGATATGGGAAATTATATTTTGTTAACTGTTGCTTCAGCAGTAACTTTATTAGCAATATATGACGCCTTTATTCAAAAAAAGCATTCGTTAATGCGTGCTTTTCCAGTAATTGCTCGTTTGCGTTGGGTGTTTGAAGAAGAACGAGAAAAAATTCAACAGTATTTTATAGAAGATGATTTAAGCGGGAAACCTATTAACCGTGAGAAAAGAAGTATTGTTTATCAGAGATCGAAAAAAGAAATAGAAACAGTTCCTTTCGGTACACAACACAATGTATATGCAAAAGGATATGAGTTTGTAAAACATTCATTATTTCCTAAAGATCATCATCATATTAATGGTGAAAGAGTACTTATAGGTTCAGATAAGTGTACACAAAAATATAATTCTTCTATAATCAATATTTCAGCAATGTCTTTTGGTTCGTTGAGTAAAAATGCAATTATGGCATTGAACCAAGGAGCTAAAATGGGAGGCTTTGCTCATAACACAGGTGAAGGAGGTGTTTCTCCTTATCATTTACAAGGAGGAGATTTAATTTTTCAGGTAGGTACTGGATATTTTGGAGCAGGGAAAAGTGTAAATGGGAAACGAGTTTTTGATGCAGAGGTTTTTAAGAAAAATGCTGTTAGAGAAGAGGTGAAGATGGTTGAAATAAAGCTTTCACAAGGAGCTAAACCAGGCCATGGTGGAATTCTTCCAGCAAAAAAGAACACGAAAGAAATTGCTGAAATTCGTTCTGTAGAGCCTTTTACACGAGTAGATTCACCACCGGCACACGATGCTTTTTCTAACTTTGATGAAATGGTAGCATTTATTCAACAAGTAAGAGAGCTGTCAGGAGGGAAGCCAATAGGAATTAAGTTTTGTGTTGGGGATAATGACGAAATTGAAGCGATGATTAAAGCTTTTGCGGATGCTAATAATTATCCTGATTACATAGCTGTTGATGGAGGAGAAGGAGGTACAGGTTCAGCACCTTTAGAGTTTTCAAACTACATTGGTACACCGTTGCTAGAAGGATTGTCTTTTGTGAATAAGATGTTGAAAAAATACGGATTAAAAGATCAAATAAAAATCATTGCAAGTGGTAAAGCTATTGACGCTTTTGATGTGATTAAATATTTAGCATTAGGGGCCGATGCGATTGGTATGGCTCGTAGCTTTATGTTAAGTTTAGGTTGTATTCAGGCACGTGAGTGTAATTTAGATACTTGTCCTGTGGGAGTGGCAACACAAGAGAAGGACTTAGTAAAGGCTTTGGTGGTTAAGTATAAGAATATGCGTGTAAAGAATTATCATAATAAGACAATTAGTGCTATTAAAGAAATGGTTGCAGCTATGGGAAAAGATTCAATTGAAGATGTAGAGGCAAAACACATTTTTAGAAGAAAAAGAACAGGAGAAATAACTTCGTTAGATGAAATTTACTACGCTAAAGAAAAGGTTTTAGTTAGTTAA
- a CDS encoding histidine decarboxylase yields the protein MVNEGKLSLENQQKLDKLQEELASARDTFLGYPVSKDFDYSELNKFFQYPINNLGDPFEQGTYRVRTHEMEREVIAFFAKLFRANPKDFWGYVTNGGSESNLYGLYIARELFPKAMVYYSESTHYSVRKNIHLLNIPSIVIKSQENGEMDYEDFENTVRMNRHKPVIVLATFGTTMKEAKDDIGRIKGILSNLAIQDHYIHCDAALAGSFGPFMQPRLPFDFMDGADSISISGHKFIGSPIPTGVLMAKRSNRDRIAKGISYIGSFDTTITGSRNGHSPLFLWYALKQLGVEGLRQRYLHSLAVAEYCEAELQKIGVNAWRNPNAITVVLPKTPQSIKDKWQLATEGNISHVICMPNVTKTQIDEFVNDLKNCTEQIIEEEFSYDFSLS from the coding sequence ATGGTTAACGAAGGGAAATTATCATTAGAAAATCAACAAAAACTAGATAAATTACAAGAAGAACTAGCTTCTGCTCGCGATACTTTTTTAGGATATCCTGTATCAAAAGATTTCGATTATTCAGAATTAAATAAATTTTTTCAATATCCAATTAACAACCTTGGTGATCCTTTCGAACAAGGCACTTATCGTGTACGAACTCATGAAATGGAACGTGAGGTTATTGCATTTTTTGCAAAACTATTTAGAGCAAATCCGAAAGATTTTTGGGGGTATGTTACCAACGGTGGTTCAGAGAGTAACCTGTATGGTTTATACATTGCTCGTGAATTATTTCCTAAGGCTATGGTATACTATTCTGAATCTACTCATTACAGTGTACGTAAGAATATCCATTTGTTAAACATCCCAAGTATTGTAATTAAATCGCAAGAAAATGGTGAGATGGATTATGAAGATTTTGAAAATACTGTTCGTATGAACCGTCATAAACCAGTAATTGTATTGGCTACTTTTGGTACCACTATGAAAGAAGCAAAAGACGATATAGGTAGAATTAAAGGAATTTTAAGCAACCTCGCTATCCAAGACCATTATATTCATTGTGATGCTGCTTTAGCTGGCTCTTTTGGACCGTTCATGCAACCTCGTCTTCCTTTTGACTTTATGGATGGCGCAGATAGTATATCTATTAGTGGACATAAATTTATTGGTTCACCAATACCCACTGGTGTGTTAATGGCTAAACGATCTAACAGAGACAGAATTGCTAAAGGAATTTCTTACATTGGTTCTTTTGATACTACTATAACAGGTTCACGTAACGGGCATTCTCCTTTATTCTTGTGGTACGCCTTAAAACAATTAGGTGTTGAGGGTTTACGACAACGTTACCTACATAGCTTAGCTGTAGCTGAATATTGCGAAGCTGAATTACAAAAAATTGGAGTAAATGCTTGGAGAAACCCTAATGCAATTACTGTTGTACTACCAAAAACTCCACAAAGTATTAAAGATAAATGGCAGTTAGCTACTGAAGGGAACATTTCTCATGTTATTTGTATGCCTAACGTAACAAAAACTCAAATTGATGAATTTGTAAATGATTTAAAAAATTGTACAGAACAAATTATTGAAGAGGAATTTTCCTATGATTTTTCATTAAGCTAA
- a CDS encoding M28 family metallopeptidase, giving the protein MKKLLYMASAIALVACGSSKETANTDNEATTDQAAKYAKTITAKDLGKHLFIYASDEFEGRNTGEPGQKKAVKYLKDFYVSQGIASPLGGDDYFQEVPSEYLSNNRRGMTLKDSENVVAFIKGTEKPDEIVVISAHLDHEGVKNGEIYNGADDDGSGTVAILEIAEAFKQAADAGKGPKRSILFLHVTGEEKGLLGSKYYTENPIFPLANTVTNLNIDMIGRVDDRHKGNPNYVYLIGSDKLSTELHNISEAMNKKYTNIDLDYKYNDDNDPNRFYYRSDHYNFAKHNIPIIFYFNGTHADYHRPTDTPDKINYEMLENRARLVFHTAWEVANRENRVVVDKAAK; this is encoded by the coding sequence ATGAAAAAATTACTTTATATGGCTAGTGCAATTGCACTGGTAGCGTGTGGTTCAAGCAAGGAAACTGCAAATACTGATAATGAAGCAACCACAGACCAAGCTGCAAAATATGCCAAAACCATTACTGCAAAAGATTTAGGAAAACATCTATTTATCTATGCTTCAGATGAATTTGAAGGAAGAAACACTGGTGAACCTGGACAAAAGAAAGCGGTAAAATACTTAAAAGATTTTTATGTTAGTCAAGGAATAGCTTCTCCTTTAGGTGGTGATGATTACTTTCAAGAAGTACCTTCTGAATACTTAAGTAACAACCGTAGAGGAATGACTTTAAAAGATTCTGAAAACGTTGTTGCTTTTATCAAAGGAACGGAAAAACCAGATGAAATAGTGGTTATTTCAGCTCACTTAGATCACGAAGGAGTTAAAAACGGAGAAATATACAATGGTGCTGATGATGACGGATCAGGAACTGTAGCTATTTTAGAAATTGCTGAAGCTTTTAAACAAGCTGCCGATGCTGGTAAAGGCCCTAAACGTTCTATTTTATTTTTACACGTTACAGGTGAAGAAAAAGGTTTATTAGGATCTAAATATTACACTGAAAACCCAATTTTCCCATTAGCCAATACTGTTACCAACTTGAACATTGATATGATTGGTAGAGTTGATGACCGCCATAAAGGAAACCCAAATTATGTATACTTAATCGGTTCTGATAAGTTAAGTACTGAATTACATAACATTTCTGAAGCGATGAATAAAAAATATACTAACATCGATTTAGATTATAAATACAACGATGATAACGACCCTAATCGTTTTTATTATCGTTCTGACCACTATAATTTTGCTAAGCACAACATTCCTATTATTTTTTATTTTAATGGGACACATGCCGACTATCACAGACCAACTGACACTCCTGACAAAATCAATTACGAAATGTTAGAAAATAGAGCTCGTTTGGTTTTCCATACTGCTTGGGAAGTTGCGAATCGTGAGAATCGTGTTGTGGTTGATAAAGCCGCAAAATAA
- a CDS encoding outer membrane beta-barrel protein, with protein MKKLLLSTMLFALSFAYGQEKKEKLTIEKGTWYTSANFSIGHNSNEFEGSPETSKYFNFNFSPKVGYTINDNLIIGLGVGYGYSKSESGNEIGKGNSYKIFPYIKKHFPLGKKLTISLQGEFSYSYSDYSSNINSTPYERSTNQYFVGIRPGLTYFLNKNIALEANIGSLGYSKTDQDESNFPDRESDSFQFNINSTDLMFGLSYYW; from the coding sequence ATGAAGAAATTATTATTAAGTACAATGCTATTTGCATTGTCATTCGCTTATGGACAAGAAAAAAAAGAAAAATTAACTATTGAAAAAGGTACATGGTATACTAGTGCCAATTTTTCCATAGGACATAATAGTAATGAATTTGAAGGTTCTCCTGAAACTTCTAAATATTTTAACTTTAACTTCTCTCCTAAGGTAGGATACACTATTAACGACAACTTAATTATAGGTTTAGGTGTAGGATATGGATATTCAAAAAGTGAATCTGGGAATGAAATTGGAAAAGGTAACTCCTATAAAATCTTTCCTTATATCAAAAAACACTTTCCACTTGGAAAGAAATTAACTATTTCGTTACAAGGAGAGTTTAGTTATAGTTATTCTGATTATTCAAGCAATATTAATTCTACTCCATACGAAAGAAGCACCAACCAATATTTTGTAGGGATAAGACCTGGACTTACTTATTTTTTAAATAAAAACATCGCCTTAGAAGCTAATATAGGTAGCTTAGGTTATTCTAAAACAGACCAAGATGAAAGTAATTTTCCAGATAGGGAGTCTGATTCATTTCAGTTTAATATAAACTCAACTGATTTAATGTTCGGTTTATCATATTATTGGTAG